In Polaribacter sp. L3A8, a genomic segment contains:
- a CDS encoding YjjG family noncanonical pyrimidine nucleotidase translates to MDIQHVFFDLDHTLWDFEKNSDLTFQKIFIKNDISLEVDTFLKVYKPLNLQYWKLFSEEKVTKNELRYGRLKDTFIALNYKVSDDLIDDIAIKYLEYLPDFNHLFDGTFEILDYLKDKYQLHIITNGFDEVQHKKMKSSNIYHYFDKIITSESVGVKKPNLKVFNYALDIAKANKNNSIMIGDNLDADIKGALNAGMQAIHCNFDNKILSNSLVTSVTSLLEIKQYL, encoded by the coding sequence ATGGATATACAACACGTCTTTTTTGATTTAGATCACACTTTATGGGATTTCGAAAAAAATTCTGACTTAACGTTTCAGAAAATATTTATTAAAAATGATATTTCTTTAGAGGTAGATACCTTTTTAAAGGTTTATAAACCTTTAAATCTTCAATATTGGAAATTATTTAGTGAAGAAAAAGTAACTAAAAATGAGTTGAGGTATGGGAGATTAAAAGATACTTTTATCGCTTTAAATTATAAAGTTTCAGATGATTTAATAGATGATATTGCTATTAAATATTTAGAATACCTTCCTGATTTTAATCATCTTTTTGATGGGACTTTTGAGATCTTAGACTATTTAAAAGATAAATATCAGTTGCATATCATTACCAATGGTTTTGATGAAGTACAGCATAAAAAAATGAAGAGCTCTAATATTTATCATTATTTTGATAAAATTATTACATCAGAATCGGTAGGTGTTAAAAAACCGAATTTAAAAGTGTTTAATTATGCTTTAGATATTGCAAAAGCCAATAAAAACAATTCAATAATGATTGGAGATAATTTAGATGCAGACATAAAGGGAGCCTTAAATGCAGGTATGCAAGCTATTCATTGTAATTTTGATAACAAAATATTAAGCAATAGCTTAGTAACATCAGTTACTTCTCTTTTAGAAATTAAACAATATCTTTAA
- a CDS encoding rhomboid family intramembrane serine protease, whose translation MKEDTQLKISKSIFLIPVAYVFAIWFIYWIEIQFDLNFNKYGVFPRTLVGFRGVFLTHFIHSNTSHLFNNSVPLFVLLSSVFYFYKDVAYKVLFFGGFFTGFLTWCFARESYHIGASGIVYLLFSFVFFSGIIKRHYRLVAVSLIIIFLYGSMIWYVFPVKEGISWEGHLSGFVMGLIFSIAYRNKGIVKEEHQFIETEFDSLFDEHGNFAPPIVGEELDDKKLEQKF comes from the coding sequence ATGAAAGAGGATACCCAGTTAAAAATATCAAAATCAATTTTCTTAATTCCGGTTGCTTATGTTTTTGCAATTTGGTTTATTTATTGGATTGAAATACAGTTTGATCTTAATTTTAATAAATACGGAGTTTTTCCTAGAACTTTGGTTGGTTTTAGAGGTGTTTTTTTAACACATTTTATACATAGCAATACAAGTCATCTTTTTAATAATTCTGTCCCTTTATTCGTGCTTTTAAGCAGTGTTTTTTATTTTTATAAAGATGTAGCGTATAAAGTGTTGTTTTTTGGAGGTTTCTTTACAGGATTTCTAACTTGGTGTTTTGCAAGAGAATCTTATCATATAGGAGCCAGTGGTATTGTGTATTTACTTTTTAGTTTTGTTTTTTTTAGTGGAATTATAAAAAGACACTATAGGTTAGTGGCTGTATCTTTAATAATTATTTTTCTTTACGGAAGTATGATATGGTATGTGTTTCCTGTAAAAGAAGGTATATCTTGGGAAGGACACTTATCTGGTTTTGTAATGGGGCTTATTTTTTCAATTGCTTATAGAAATAAAGGAATTGTAAAAGAAGAGCATCAATTTATAGAAACAGAATTCGATTCTTTATTTGATGAACATGGAAATTTTGCTCCGCCAATAGTAGGAGAGGAGTTAGATGATAAAAAACTAGAACAAAAGTTTTAA
- a CDS encoding glycosyltransferase family 4 protein, with protein sequence MSNKLNVLFLCGWYPSRVLPTNGDFIQRHAEAVSLKHNVTVIHIITDQKNKKNTTYTSEVINGIETHIAYLKYSKNPFKKLLLFIKSFNILIQKTASIDIIHLNEIFPFGIFSLYLKWLKKIPYIISEHYTGYLKSSNTKITFWEKQISKHIVRKSFAICPVSNYLYKDLKDLGFKGNYEVIPNIIDTELFIPSKKEASFLKLIHISSLKEEHKNIKGMLRVAKSLSKKLDYFEWNFIGNNGNQYKEYIKELDIKNCKISFLKHQSHSEIVHHLQKASICISFSNYETFGIVIPEAIACGTPVISTNTGIALDFKNVPFCKIIPVKNEELLLKSILNYKTLFADLNITNMHTFVKQQFNKKVISNKFSLLYYKSLKR encoded by the coding sequence TTGAGCAATAAACTGAACGTTTTATTTTTATGTGGCTGGTATCCTTCTAGAGTTTTACCAACTAATGGAGACTTTATTCAAAGACATGCAGAAGCTGTTTCTTTAAAACATAACGTAACCGTTATCCATATTATTACTGATCAAAAAAATAAAAAAAACACAACATATACAAGTGAAGTTATTAATGGTATTGAAACTCATATAGCTTACCTAAAATACTCTAAAAACCCATTTAAAAAACTATTACTATTTATAAAAAGTTTTAATATTTTAATACAGAAAACGGCATCGATAGATATTATTCATCTTAATGAAATATTTCCTTTCGGTATATTTAGTTTGTATTTAAAATGGTTAAAAAAAATTCCATATATAATTTCGGAACATTACACCGGTTATTTAAAAAGTTCAAACACTAAAATTACTTTTTGGGAGAAGCAAATATCTAAACACATTGTAAGAAAATCTTTTGCTATTTGTCCAGTAAGTAACTATCTTTATAAAGATCTTAAGGATTTAGGTTTTAAAGGAAACTATGAGGTTATTCCTAATATTATTGACACAGAGTTATTTATCCCAAGCAAAAAAGAAGCCTCTTTTTTAAAATTAATACATATTTCTAGTCTAAAAGAAGAACACAAAAATATAAAAGGGATGTTACGTGTAGCAAAATCTTTAAGTAAAAAACTAGATTATTTTGAATGGAATTTTATTGGTAATAACGGTAATCAATACAAAGAATACATAAAAGAACTAGACATCAAAAATTGTAAAATTTCATTTTTAAAACATCAAAGTCATTCAGAAATTGTTCATCATTTGCAAAAAGCTTCCATTTGTATTTCTTTTAGTAATTATGAAACTTTTGGAATTGTAATTCCCGAGGCAATTGCTTGTGGAACTCCTGTTATATCGACAAATACAGGAATTGCTTTAGATTTTAAAAATGTACCTTTTTGCAAAATAATTCCAGTAAAAAATGAGGAGTTATTATTAAAGTCAATTCTAAATTATAAAACACTTTTTGCTGATTTAAACATTACCAATATGCATACATTTGTTAAACAACAATTTAATAAAAAAGTAATTTCTAATAAATTTTCTTTACTTTATTACAAATCATTAAAAAGATAG
- a CDS encoding replication-associated recombination protein A, whose protein sequence is MNEPLAERIRPKTLEDYISQQHLVGKTGVLTNLIKKGIIPSLILWGPPGIGKTTLANIIATESKRPFYTLSAISSGVKDVREVIEKAKKSGGLFTVKNPILFIDEIHRFSKSQQDSLLGAVEKGWVTLIGATTENPSFEVIPALLSRCQVYILNSFDKTDLIALLHRAMTEDALLSTKKITLKETDALLQVSGGDARKLLNIFELLVSVDDEIEITNDLVLSKVQKNTVRYDKTGEQHYDIISAFIKSIRGSDPNGAVYWLARMIEGGEDVKFIARRLLISASEDIGNANPTALILANNTFQAVAVVGYPESRIILSQCAIYLANSAKSNASYMAINEAQSLVQKTGDLSIPFHLRNAPTKLMKDLDYGKDYKYSHNYPNNFIEQEFLPDEISGTKLYEPGNNARENQFRDVLKNRWKNNYDY, encoded by the coding sequence ATGAATGAACCTTTGGCAGAAAGAATTAGACCTAAAACTCTAGAAGATTATATAAGTCAACAACATTTGGTTGGTAAAACGGGTGTTTTAACTAATTTAATAAAAAAAGGAATTATCCCTTCATTAATTTTATGGGGACCTCCAGGAATTGGAAAAACTACACTTGCCAATATTATTGCGACAGAATCTAAAAGACCCTTTTATACATTAAGTGCCATTAGCTCTGGTGTAAAAGATGTTAGAGAAGTAATAGAAAAAGCAAAAAAAAGTGGTGGGTTATTTACCGTTAAAAACCCTATTTTATTTATTGATGAAATTCATAGATTTAGTAAATCTCAACAAGATTCTCTTTTAGGAGCTGTAGAAAAAGGATGGGTAACTTTAATTGGCGCAACTACAGAAAACCCAAGTTTCGAAGTAATACCCGCCCTACTCTCGCGTTGCCAAGTTTATATCTTAAATTCTTTTGATAAAACTGATTTAATAGCACTTTTACATAGAGCTATGACAGAAGATGCACTTTTATCAACAAAAAAAATTACGTTAAAAGAAACAGATGCTTTGTTACAAGTTTCTGGTGGTGATGCTAGAAAACTATTAAATATTTTTGAGTTATTAGTATCTGTCGATGATGAAATTGAAATTACAAACGATTTAGTTTTATCTAAAGTTCAGAAAAATACGGTTAGATATGATAAAACAGGAGAACAACATTATGACATCATTTCTGCTTTTATAAAATCGATAAGAGGAAGTGACCCAAATGGTGCTGTATATTGGTTAGCTAGAATGATTGAAGGTGGAGAAGATGTAAAGTTTATAGCTAGAAGATTACTCATTTCGGCTTCTGAAGATATTGGAAATGCAAACCCTACTGCATTAATTTTAGCAAATAACACGTTTCAAGCAGTTGCCGTTGTTGGGTATCCAGAATCTAGAATCATTTTAAGTCAATGTGCTATTTATTTAGCCAATTCAGCAAAAAGCAACGCTTCTTATATGGCCATTAATGAAGCGCAAAGTTTGGTTCAAAAAACGGGCGATTTATCCATCCCTTTTCATTTAAGAAATGCGCCAACAAAATTAATGAAAGACTTAGATTATGGTAAGGATTATAAATACTCCCACAATTACCCTAATAACTTTATAGAGCAAGAATTTTTGCCTGATGAAATTTCTGGAACAAAACTATATGAACCAGGTAATAATGCAAGAGAAAATCAGTTTAGAGATGTCTTAAAAAACAGATGGAAAAATAACTACGACTATTAA